In a single window of the Geitlerinema sp. PCC 9228 genome:
- the moaA gene encoding GTP 3',8-cyclase MoaA, which yields MTNSPYHTVDYLRVSLIDRCNFQCQYCMPEGSEIDYIQSQNFLSNEELLYLLREVFLPLGFNKFRLTGGEPLLRPQIDEIVAAIASAEQTQDLAMTTNGFLLADTAQDLYDAGLRRINISLDSLDPDTFAALVGDRTGKRWEQVWAGIQAAYRVGFDPLKLNVIVIPGINDGEVLDLAALTIKRAWHVRFIEFMPIGNSMLFHEKQWIPSEQLRQQIRDRWGLTTAQVAGNGPADIFQIPGAQGTLGFISQMSECFCDRCNRMRLSADGWLRPCLLNEQGSVNLRASLRRGESVESIRTQVREVLAIKPEINFKERDMGTTDGGYARTMSQIGG from the coding sequence ATGACCAATTCCCCATACCATACGGTTGACTATCTACGAGTTAGCCTCATCGACCGGTGCAATTTTCAGTGTCAGTATTGCATGCCGGAAGGTAGCGAAATTGACTACATTCAATCGCAAAATTTTCTAAGCAACGAGGAACTGCTGTATTTGCTGCGGGAAGTTTTTCTTCCCCTCGGGTTCAATAAATTTCGTCTGACCGGAGGAGAACCTTTGTTACGCCCGCAAATTGACGAAATTGTTGCTGCGATCGCTTCGGCCGAACAAACGCAAGATCTGGCCATGACCACCAATGGGTTTTTGCTTGCCGATACGGCCCAAGATTTGTACGATGCTGGCTTACGACGTATTAATATTAGCCTGGACTCTCTCGATCCCGATACCTTTGCAGCGTTGGTCGGCGATCGCACGGGCAAACGCTGGGAGCAAGTCTGGGCAGGCATTCAAGCTGCCTATCGGGTCGGTTTCGATCCCCTAAAATTAAATGTCATCGTTATCCCTGGCATCAACGATGGCGAAGTACTCGATTTGGCTGCTCTAACCATAAAACGAGCGTGGCATGTTCGTTTCATTGAATTTATGCCCATTGGCAACTCGATGTTGTTCCATGAAAAGCAGTGGATTCCCTCAGAACAATTGCGCCAACAAATTCGCGATCGTTGGGGGTTAACCACCGCACAAGTGGCAGGCAACGGACCGGCAGATATATTTCAAATTCCCGGCGCTCAGGGCACCTTAGGATTTATATCCCAAATGTCGGAATGTTTTTGCGATCGCTGCAATCGCATGCGCCTTTCCGCAGATGGCTGGCTGCGCCCTTGTTTGTTAAACGAACAGGGAAGCGTGAATTTGCGTGCATCCTTACGTCGGGGAGAATCTGTAGAGAGTATCCGGACGCAGGTACGCGAGGTACTAGCCATTAAACCGGAAATCAACTTCAAAGAACGGGACATGGGAACCACAGATGGTGGCTATGCGCGTACCATGTCTCAAATTGGTGGGTGA
- a CDS encoding alpha/beta hydrolase, producing the protein MVDASHQDGTVITNGVRLHYVSQGEGPLILMLHGFPEFWYSWRYQMPEFAKDYRVVALDLRGYNESDKPQDIDAYHIDVLVQDIEGAIRGLGYDRCVLVGHDWGAAIAWHFAYAYPQMLAKLIIMNLPHPAKMAGFWQHPQQLLRSWYIFFFQLPLLPEWLLSANDCEAIGKAFRETAVDKNAFSDADLAAYRRAASQPGAIQAMLAYYRCAFDLAKGWLWQSQSWEKLDVPTLMVWGEEDTALGKELTYGTETYVRNFCLRYIPQCGHWVQQEKPETVNGYMREFLKKHGV; encoded by the coding sequence ATGGTAGACGCTTCTCACCAGGATGGAACGGTTATCACCAACGGAGTGAGGCTGCACTACGTCAGCCAAGGGGAAGGTCCGTTGATATTGATGCTGCACGGGTTTCCAGAATTTTGGTATTCCTGGCGGTATCAAATGCCTGAATTTGCTAAGGATTATCGCGTTGTTGCTTTGGATTTGCGCGGCTACAACGAAAGCGACAAACCCCAAGATATTGATGCGTACCATATTGATGTTTTGGTGCAAGATATTGAGGGGGCCATTCGCGGTTTGGGCTACGATCGCTGCGTTTTGGTGGGTCACGATTGGGGCGCTGCGATCGCTTGGCATTTTGCCTATGCCTATCCTCAGATGCTGGCAAAATTAATCATTATGAATCTTCCCCATCCCGCCAAGATGGCAGGTTTTTGGCAGCATCCCCAACAACTTTTGCGCAGTTGGTATATCTTTTTCTTCCAGTTGCCCCTACTGCCAGAGTGGCTACTTTCTGCCAACGATTGCGAAGCCATTGGCAAAGCGTTTCGAGAGACGGCGGTGGATAAAAATGCCTTTTCCGACGCGGATTTAGCAGCTTATCGCCGGGCAGCCTCCCAACCGGGGGCTATACAAGCTATGCTTGCCTACTATCGCTGTGCTTTCGATCTTGCCAAAGGGTGGTTGTGGCAATCTCAATCCTGGGAGAAGCTTGACGTTCCTACGTTGATGGTTTGGGGTGAGGAAGATACAGCTTTGGGCAAAGAACTGACCTACGGAACCGAAACCTACGTTCGCAATTTTTGCCTTCGCTATATTCC